ACTGAATTTTGACAAATATTACCTGAGGAAAACGTCTAAGAGCCAATCCCAAGTTCCTTATGATGAATAAATCAACAGTTACCGTTTCAAGTACATAAGGCCTTTGTACCTTAACATCAACCAAATCCCCATTTTCTTTTAATCTACCCTTATACACCTGCCCAAGTGAGGCTGCTGCTATTGGAGAAGTTTTGAGCTCTGCATAGATGTTTGGTGAAAGTGTATGATGAGATTATTTTGATGCAGTGCTCGGTGGATAGGAGATCATGGATTCTCAATTGGAATTGATGATGTTCAACCTGGGGATAATTTGAATCACAACACAAACAAAATCATTTCACAAGGGAATAAAAATGTGATAATTTCATACTCGATTTTAATAAAGGAAACCTTAAGTGCCAACCTGGTTGCAATGCTGCTCAGACCCTCGAAGCTTAGATCACAGGTGTCTTGAATAAGATCAGAGATGAAACTGGAAAGGTAATATTAAATACCTCCATCCATTTGTTTGTTTTCTATCAACTATTGATGTAATCAAGATTGTAAACCGTATAAAATAAATTGGGATAAAACTATGCAAAAGTTTTGTTTCACTGATGGAAAACAAATACATTTTTGATTTTTGGACAGGTGTGTATGGAAAAACTACATTGGAGAAACAGCCCCTTGATTATGTCTCAATGTGGGTCGAAAGGTTCTCCTATTTCCCCACAAACTCTAAGACCCCTGCTGTATGTTTTCTTCTCTCATATTCCTTCTTTAGTATAAATATCACTTGCTTTATATCTATTTATCTTTGTCCATGGTTTCTTAATTATTCATTTTCATTCTTATTTCTCTTTTTCTTTTATCAAATGCAGGCAAAGGGGTTTGTAGCAAATTCTTTCTATAGCGGTTTAACTGCTACTGAGTTTTTCTTCCTATTGAAACTCATATTGACacatttttttgtttctttaGAGGAGTTCACATAGGAAATCATCAGAGGGTAGCAAAATATGCGCCTTTGACTTGTTGGTATCCATAGCTGACAAGTTATCACAGGAGAGTGAAAGTTCTACTTCAATCACCAGTCCAGAACAAAAAGACCAGATTACCTCCCTAAAGAATCACCACATTCCGGTAATGATTCTGGTTTGGAACATGTTTCTGATGTGAAAACTAACGTGAAGTTGGAACCATGTGAAGGCAAGAATGTAGATAAAATGGAGGGAAATTTATGTAATTTTAACTTGTTTAACAGTATAGCTGAAATACAGACCGAGGGAGTAAATGTAAAGAAACAAAGTGGAGACTTTACTGCTAGTGACCCAATGGAATCATGTGTAAATACTCGTGTGCTTACTAAATCATACAGTAGTTTAAATCTACCCTCCAAACGTAGGTTACTAGAAATTAATATGATTATGATATCATAGACCAGTTGAAATTGTCGATTACTAGAAATTTTACTGATTATGGTCTAATAAACCAACAACTGAGTAGCATTTATACTTTTACACAGTATAACGATTATCAACTCCTAGCCAACTAGCAGCATTGCATAAACACAACATTAATCAAAGAAGACATTGTCATAAACAGAACATTAATCAAAGAAGGCCGATCGTACCTGTAAACAACGTGAAAGAAGGAGGAGGCAGAAGCGGCTGTTGGCCGGAGTAGGAGACTTCGTCTGTGTCGTCGACTGAAGACCAGAGGCGGAGGCGTCGTCGGCTGAAGGCGAAGGCTTCATCGTTCTCGTGATAAGCAAAAAAGTACACGCAAAAGGAAACGTAATTGCAATTTTGACTTTTGGGTTAATTTTGTTTAGTTTGCAAATTTTGACCGAATTGAAAATGTGTTGGGCTACACTGATGGGCCCCTTCTATATGCACATCCATATAAAAGAAAAATGGGATTCacgtccatatatatatatatatatatatatatatatatatatatatatatatatatatatatatatatatatatatatatatatatatatatatgtaaaaaagacaaaaaaaaatcaatttttttttgcttttgtttCTTGTTTAATAAAAGAGCATGCAATACTCAAGGACTGTCAAGCAGTGTTTTTCATTCCAATGTTCATGTTAATTACATTAATTACAATTGATTTTATCAAGAGGGTGTTTGAATTTCCAATAATTTTGtttgtggacaataattttggggaGGGAGTAATACTTACTTCTAAATTAATTCAGCTAGGTTTGATACTGATATCtaacacttttatttattttgttttcattttccttttcctttttctgattaactacttttttttttatttttttttatttttattttttaagattATTTTAGCATAATTTCAGAGTGGAAGATATCATTTCCAAGTATCATAAAAGCAGCCTTAATGCAGTTTTTGGTACATCAAAATATATTTCCGACAATAATAGTTTATGGTTTTGGAGAAATTAAGAAAACAAGTTACGGAAAATAAGGTGGAGAAGGGCTTTTTTGGAATTGGAATCGGAATTGGAATTGCTTGTGATTTCCGTGAACTAATGGCGGGAGTTGCCACATTGCAATCATGTAAAAAAtgcgtttttattttttttattttgtccaAATTTGAATTTTTGTTACACCTGTTTGCAGTTATCCGTGGTGAAAATTCAAGAAGGAAGTGTAATAATGAAAATCAATGAATGCGAATATGAATTCAATTGTATATATACAGTCAATTTGTCGTGGGTGGTTGGCTAGAAGATATTTCAGCCATGTCTGCAGCTGGAAGATGTCTACAAAGgtaatgttattttattttaaaaactaaatataattataataacaAAATGGTTGTTTTTCTGTATATAGGGTATGTTGCAAGATAATCTTCCGATTATGCCCTCGGATGTTATAGAGCTGCTGAAGCTGATCATCAAAGGAGACATGTCCCTGAGTCAAAAGGAGCAAGAAAATACAGCTTTGAGGGACCCAATTAAACAATTTGAAACATGCTGGTCTGAACATGAAATTAAAATGAAGTCTGTGGAGGAAACTTGGCAAAAACAGATTGCTTCTTTACAGGTCactttaccattttacccttttactatttggattttttttttgtgattaacCTTAATTGGTTTGGGCTAGTGACTTTACCCTTCTACAATTGAGTTTAATTTCTTACCCTTTTACCAATGAATTTACATTATTATCCTTTTTTTTACAAGTAAttttacctttttacccttttACAAGTAAATGAGTTTACTTACCATATGGTTTGTTGTGGAATGGTGCAGAAGAGTTTGGTTGCAGCCAAGAAGAGTCTTGGGGAAGGGGATTCAAGGGGGGGTGGCCTTGGCAGCATTTCTTTAGGATCTTAAACTCTTGTGGAAtacaatggtggtggtggtggtggtggggtgGTGGATCATCTATCAAAGGAGTTGGATCAAAAAACACATGATTTTGATGATAATTACAATTGATTTTAATAGAGGGCGTTTGAATTTTAAGATTCCAAGGTATTTCTGCCTGTGTTTGTCTGTTGCAAAAATAGAAATCAAAGCTCTTGCCGTATGATGATGATGGTCCGGTGGTGGGTTGGTTGAATTATTGGAGGTGCGAGGCGAGGCTGGCCGGTGATGATGGTGTTGCGACAGGGGAGATAATTAGTGGTGTAGAGATGGAGGAAGGGTGGTGTTAAGGTGTTCGGTTGGGAGAAGTGTAGGAGGAGGAAGCTGAGTACTAGATGTTGTAAGCTGAGGAAGCTGAGTACTTATTCAGCGTATTCAATTTAGGTATTGAGCCGTATTTTATTTCAAAATGGGGCGTATTTTATTTAGATATTTGATCTTGTTTCTAGTACAACTCATTAACCGTATTAGATGTTGTAATTGGGCGTATTATATTTATTTAGCCCTTTCTAATACGTTTTTATTTACAACCGTATTATATGTGGGTGTACTATATAGCCTGTTTTCCAGTAGTGCGTATTGAATGTGCAGCTGAACATTATTCCAAACTCTATATCATGGTTTCTTAGATGGTATCACAGCGGCGTTTACAACCTTAAACCGTATCTGCTTCCGCTATAACATGACGGGAGAATCAACAAAGACAAGAATGGAGAAGGATCCAGTAGTGGGTTCGATCACAACTCACCCTATTATCTTCATCCATCCGACATACCGAAACAACTTCATGTCAATGAAGCACTTACCGACGCAAACTATTCTGATCGGAGGCAGGAGATGGAGAATTTTCTGTTTGCCAAAAATAATTTTGAATTCGTCGATGGTACAATTCAGAAACCAGAAAAGGGAACGAAAGAATACATGCCTTGGATGCGATGTGACGCTATGATAAAAGGCTGGCTTACCACTGCAACGGAGAAGAGCATACGCGATAGTGTGAAATATGCGAACACGGCTGCAgaaatctgggatgatcttcATGAACGCTTTGGAAAGGAGAGTTTGCCAAGGGCATATGAGTTGAAACAGAAGATTGCAGCCACGCGTCAAGATGGTAACTCTGTTTCAGTTTATTACACAAAATTGCATACACTGTGGGATGAGATGTCCTCAATTCTTCCTTTTCCAAAATGTTCTTGTAACCATTGCACCTGTGAAATTGGTAAACGATTAGTTGAATTCCAAGAAAAGGAACGTTTATACCAGTTTCTGATGGGTTTGGATTTTCAATTTTCGGTAATTAAAACATAGATTCTGGCAACGAAACCTATCCCTTCGATGGGGGGTGGTGTATCACTTGGTTGTTGAAGACGAAAGACAGAGGGCCCTATCTGATGACAAGAAACTCCACCTGAACTCGCTGCCTTCAAGACCTTCCACAAGGGAGGTGGCTCTAAACCGATGAATAAAGAAGCGAATTCCAAATGGGCGAACAAGGAAGTGAAAGATAAAAGGGATGAGTATTGTACCTTCTACAACAAAAGTGGTCACAAGCGAGAAGGTTGTTTTAGATTGGTGGGATACCCATATTGGTGGCCCAGTAAGAAAACAACAGACATGCCCGAAACCATGGTTGCTCATACAGAAATAGAAGAAAGCCCAATACCTGAATTAACCAAAGAACAGTGCCAAATGTTCGTGAAACATTTCAGTTCCTCAAAGGTTGATGATGGGACAATTCGAAGTGCCAACATGGCTGGTAAGGCTGACTGGATCGTTGATTCAGGTTGTACAGAACATATTACTCATACCCCTCAATTACTAACAAATAAAATTGCTGCTCCTTTTGAACCACCTGTTTTTATACCTAATGGGGACTCTATACATGTTAAAGAAAAGGGAGACTGTATCCTCCCAGGGGGAGTTAAAATTAGCGGGGTTTTATGTGTTCCAGATTTCAAGTGCGATCTTCTCTCTGTCAGTCGTATTAGCAATGATTTACAATGTGCTATAACTTTTTTCCCTGATTTTTGTGTCATGCAGAAGCTCAACACTAGGAACTTGATTGGTGCGGTTAGACGCCAAGGGGGACTTTACCGGATGGGGATGACTCAAGACAGAAGAGCCATGGCAACCCTGACGGACATTTGGCACAGAAGGTTAGGTCATGCCTCAAAAGAAAAGATTTCAAGAATTGATTTTCTTAAGAACGATTCAGTTAGCTTGAGTGAAAAAGTTTGTGATTCTTGTGCTAAGGCTAAATTAGTCAGAACTCCTTTTCCTATTAGTCATAATAAGACCAATCATATTTTTGAGCTAGTTCATTGTGACATTTGGGGAGGTTACTGAATACCTTCATACACGAATCCAAATTATTTTCTTACTTTAGTAGATGATTATAGTCGGGCCGTTTGGGTTTTTCTCATTAAGCACAAGAATGATGCTAATGCATGCCTAATTAATTTTCATAAACTGGTGAAAGTCCAGTTtgataaaaacattaaaaggtttCATTGTGACAATGGAGGTGAGTTCACTTCCAATTTTATGCGTGCATTTTACAATAAAGAAGGTATTCTGCTTGAAACCACTTGCCcacacacaccacaacaaaatggtgttgtagaAAGAAAACACCGACACTTGTTGGAAACAGCTCGAGCAATTCGGTTCCAAGCAAATGTTTCAAAGAAATTTTGGGGTGAGTGCATTCTTACAGCTGCCTATATAATTAATAGGTTACCTTCAAAAACTATCAAAAATAAGACACCTTACGAAATTATTTGGAACATAAAACCCTTATATGACCACATGAAGGTGTTTGGCTGTCTTGCATATCataaaaatacaaatacaaaGGGGGATAAATTTGAGCAAAGAGGAAAACCAGGGGTGTTTGTGGGATATCCACAAGGTACTAAAGGGTATAAAATTTATGATATACACTCCAAGAAAATAATAGTTAGTCGGGATGTGATTTTTGATGAAAACAAATTCCCCTTTCAAACCATTCATTCAAGATCTCTATTAGAAGTTGGCGAGCCAACTAAAATATTGAATGATTCTTGTGAGCATATCCACACTGATGAAGCTGAATTAAATTGGAACCAAGAAAGGGAGGTTGATATAGACTCGACAACCCAAGATCAGCATGCATCAGATAGATTAGATAGATTATAGGAGTCCAAATGTGGCAGACCCATCAGTGCCAACTAGCCCAATCTCCTCGAGTCCAGCTGTAGTAACCAATCAGAACTCGTCCAAAAGCCCAGAACAACACGAAAGCACAACAGGTAATATGAGCCCAATTATTGAAAATTTGCAAAACGAGATTGAGACCCCAGCTAGATTCACACAAACTCGGGTGCAGCCTCAAAAATTTAAGGATATTCTTATGAACCTTCCCCTTCGGTTAGTCATCAACAACCCGACACCAATCAAGGATCCTCCACGGTACATCCTATATAAAATTTTGTTTCTTATAAAAAATTCTCTAACAAACATAAATGTTTCCTTGCGGCCATTACTTCAAACAATGAGTCTGTTTCTTTTTCTCAAGCTGCGAAAGATCCCCGATGGCGTAATGCTATGAAGAATGAAATAAAAGCACTTACGTCCAATGATACTTGGGAATTGGTGGAACTACCAAAAGGAAAAAGAGCTATTAATTGCAAGTGGGTTTACAAGATCAAATTCAACCGAGACGGGACCGTGGAATGGTACAAAGCGTGGCTAGTTGCAAAGGGGTTCACACAAATGGAGGGAGTTGACTACCATGACACCTTTGCTCCAGTAACAAAACTTGTTACTGTTCGTACTCTCTTGGCTGTTGCGACTAAGAAGGATTGGTTCATTCACCagcttgatgtgaacaatgcttTCTTGCATGGCGATTTGGATGAGGAGGTCTATATGAAGCTTCCTCAAGGGTTTGCCACAGAAAATGACACTCGTGTATGCCGTCTCAAAAGGTCACTTCACGGAATAAAACAAGCTTCACGAAATTGGTATCACAAATTCACGGTTTTTTTGTTAAGTATTGGATTCTCTCAGTCAAGAGCCGACCATTCTTTGTTCATTTGGGACAAAAATGGAAGTTACATTGCTATCCTCACTTATGTGGATGATGTTATCATTACCGGAAACAATATTGAACAAATACAACAAATCAAGACTCGGTTAGATAAAGCTTTTAGTATCAAAGATTTGGGCTAGTTAAAGTACTTCCTTGGCATAGAAGTTGCTAAAACTGAAAATGGGCTCGTTTTGAGCCAAAGGAAGTATGTGCTCAATATTCTTCAAGATAGTGGCATGCTTGGTTTCAAACCAAGCAACTTTCCTATTGAATAGAATGTGAAGCTTGATCGAGGTGAGAATGAAGAAAAAGTTGATCCAAGTCAATATCGACGGATTGTAGGTAGGTTGTTATATCTTCAAGCTACAAGACCAGATGTCATTTATTCGGTGAATATTTTGAGTCAATTTGTCGCCGATCCAAGACGCAATCACTTGGATGCTTTACATCGAGTCCTACGCTACTTAAAGGGTACTGCTGGACAGTGAGTGCTCTTACCTAAAGATGGACACCCACAGTTGACGGCCTTTTGTGACTCTGATTGGCTCGGTTGTCCATACACAAGGCGCTCCCGTACCGGGTATCTCATTATGCTTGGTGGGGCTCCTATTTCATGGAAGACGAAGAAGCAGTCAGTGGTTTCACGTTCATCTGCGGAGGCAGAATATCGAGCTATGACATCTACAGTTAGTGAAATTCTTTGGATTCGTTGGCGTTTAAAGGATTTACAAGTTCACATCACATCTCCTACAGATTTGTTCTGTGACAATCAGGCAGGCCGACACATTGCCAACAATCCTGTGTTTCATGAAAGGACGAAACATGTCGAGATGGATTGTTTCTTTTTCCGTGAGCGTGTTCTTTCTAAAGAAATACCACCATTAAGGATTGATAGCAAGTTACAAGTTGCTGATTTACTCACTAAAGGCCTTGGTTCGGCTCAATTCAATTTTTTACTTGGCAAGATGGGGGTTATTGACTTTCACGCTCCATGTTGAGGGGGAGTATTGGATATAGTTTATTAGTTGTCATTACTTTATCTATTACTAGTTTATCTATTCCCGTATTCTAGATTAGTTTGCTATCATTGGATCTTTGTAACCTATATTAAGCCTCTTTTGGCTTATTGAATGTGCAGCTGAACATTATTCCAAACTCTATATCATCGTTTCATAGAGTTTGCTTATGCATTTAGTCTAACTATCCATATTCTGTTATTTTTCTGTGTAACATTTGTGCACCTTGCTAGTGTTTGTTTATAAAATCTTAGATGTTCAATAAATCACTTTTGGTTATGCATGATAGTAATCCGTTTAAAATTAACAGTTTAAAATACGATTTCTCTAGTACAAACAATTTATTACACCTAATAAAACACAATGGTGTAAAATGTAATTTTGGACAAACATATATTATTATACTTTGAGAGATAGAACACATAATCATAGGGAACAATATGAAAATGCAGATtgagtttttatgaaaaaaaaaatttaggttgtataaaatatatatttattgtgTAGAGTATTAAAAAATATGCAAGAAAACAACTATATAGAAAAAATagaaatataattataaaatgaATTTGTAAAAATAATCAATTCATTGAACAAAGTTCTACAAAAATCAATGTATTAAAATGTaagctaaatttgaaataataagttGGTGCaaattaaaaaagttaaaaataaataaataaaaaaacaaaacaaaacaaataaaacaaaattaatcccaaccaaattaaaaaaaaaattaaaacatgaaGATTAAGGAGGTAACCCAAACCTACAAACATGTTTTAGCTGAACACAAATTAACCAATGAGGATCAATTTTCACTGTCACTTACATCCCAAAATAATAAAATAGGTGAAACAGTATTTTAcgaatatattaaaaatatttggTTACAAATATTGGTATTAACTCATTTATTGTATACTTGTATTTTAGCTACCACACATGAACATATACGTGCAAACCCACCCGCTGATGAAAGTGTGGACAAACACACCATTGTACTATCTAACATTTACAAAATGTTAGTTTCACTGTTCTTAGCGTCAAATCAAAGAAATAGGGTTTATATTGTGGGGTTGAACATTTGATTGCTTTGTTCTTACATAACCCAAATATATCACCGCTGCACGTATGCTCATCTACTTCTTTCATTTTACATACcaccattatatcttcaacatcacGATGACAATTTTTTCAACCCTTGCGTCGTTCAGCGTATCGTCAATGTTGATCAACACTCTTGAATAAAAAATTGAGAccaaaacaaaggttttctctTATGTTCCTTATAACTCACATTGTTTATATAACTTTCTTCTCATTTATGGATTGTTAACTGTGTTTCAATCCATGATAATCGTGGGATCTGTGTTTTCTTTTATTGTGTTTCAAAGGGCATGTTTATGTGCTTCTTTCTCCTTTCTCAACCCAAATTAGTGTTGCTTTCCTTATCTCTTAAAATTTCCTAACAAGTAACGCCACCCCTTTCACCGTCTGTGTCATTCCCATCAAACATGTTATGAACCATTATAGTTCTCTCCTCCATCAGCCACCGCTGGAACTCTAGTTATATTTCCTCTACCAtggtctctttctctctctctctctccctccatcCATCCATccatccctctctctctctctcacacacacatcatcatcaaactcaGTGGTCTGTATTTCACAATATAACCGTAGATCAAGCAACCTCCAAAGAAATCATAATTACATAAACACCAAACCATTATATCATAAAGGTATAAAAACAACTATGTCAAAAATACCAATCACTCACTCACTAAAATTTGGCTCACCATATTTTGCTTAGCCATGTCACTTTTAAACCAATGGCCCTTTTCCTAAACTTCAATTCCCTTTTTTCGGTTCCCGTTTTTAACTTCGATTCCTAAATTGGGTTTTGAATTTCGTTAAATAATGAAGAAATTTTGAGGAGATACTGATATTCCTAATAATCTATATATGATTCTTTCACAAATGTCTTGAATTGATTAAAACAATACTTTTATAATGCAAAGCAATGTCttattctgtgacaacccgaagtttattcTATTACTGTAACCCGTtcgtcaataaaactcgtctttatcAAATTGTTTCGTTTATATTTtgaattaagtcattaaatttgaaacatttattatgacttaatgggtgtccaaacacgttagaaGCATGTGAAAACGCTTtcgatatttaattaaataaattttaattacGGCCTCTTCGGGTTACAAACAATTAATCGGGTACGACTAAAAGTcgcgtttaacgtcagtatcgggtagaattccaccgtgtctcaaactTAATCCATATTTAAAGTTAAAagaacttcatttgaagctttttcaaccTCTCtcgactctctctctctataattccaagcttttgatccaaaatcaccccctttcaagctccaaatcggtaagataactatcctagctcatagattaacatctttagccttcaaattcttgtttaaattatgaaataggaccataaacatgtgtttacggccctggaacagcctTAGGCTACAAACACACAtagatggggttttggagccccaaaacccttccaaaccaccattggagcttagatatgacttaggggcttacaagaccggacttagaacaccaaaaactcatcatttaaggggtaaacatgattttacggcccaagaatatgcttggaccgtaaaccccttttcttaggccgtaaacaccttctaaggtgttaagatgcctcttaaacacctcctaagccttggattaatgtctagaagcaaccacaaatgtgttagggaccttaaacttgataaaaaccactcccttaggagtttacggccgtaaaccccccaaggaaaggTTCctgagccgtaaactcctataatttagtcaaatggtgccttaacttcatcctttgacttgtaaaatgagttagaatcacatgtgattaatttaggaccaccaaaacatgaaagaaaagggtatataggagcttacggccataaactcctagtttacagccgtaaactccattagatgGTCCCTTTGGTGGTTCAATcctttcctatgccctagaattgatccTAGCATGACACCACAAGTGttttaaggccatttagcaaccaagaacccaccacccatgagtttacggccgtaaactcatggggatatggtctatgggctgtgatctcctttaggagtttactcttgaatagaaaactccatatccaagctttacacacccttagatgctacccgggtcactcctaacacttgaattgaagtgttttcgccccTCGAAGTGTTAATTCATGTTATTTAGTAaatcaaggtctaattagatacaatttatgtatctcttcatatttcataggaacctcgcgtgtaatcaagtctcgaactgacgtttagcatccaaaccgacacgtttcttgactggtgagttcatacccctacgcctttttcagtgtttttcaatgttttcaggggggggggggggggaatacaagcaaactataaatgtttttcgAAACTTAAAACTGATATATTTCTATAAATATATGGCAAACTTCTATATATCTTTACCTCTTATGTATGTTGCAAAGCATAAGCGATGTTTTATCGAatataactacatggatttcagttacagtaaagtaaacaaccaaaccaatcaaattattatgggaataatttgggatcttcaattcttgttttaTGAGTACGGATTTCTTGcaatgttaatagataaactatgttaaATTCAGTTTATCTATGTTAATGTAGAGTATCATGCCAGATAATTTCTTTGTATTCAATTATGTATACTCTATTATGTTTGATAACGACCGAGTACactgtgaataatttaatactagcttgtgagactcgtcttcattaaacccttcggGTTATCAGCAAATCCTCCTCAAAGGtacaaccagagtctcctggaggaagagcgtggaatttgtgaatggatctattcgggactgacaatcccacaccttaactgctagctacagttaggcgggcacgcctagggtgacaaattatgGATATCGTCTGACGCCAGAAGAATGTCAAGGAGGTCTCGAGtcacattagcatggttatacgactcaaaatacgtattaaaatataagtttattcatagATTCTATATCTtcctttaatctatagttttatgtattaaaactacctactgttgtactggatggtattcccaggggTTTTCAATCTAgagttttacgtattaaactatctactGTTGTAACAAACGGAAATTTAGATGTTCtaactaaactgtctttataagaaaatatgggattttcttggataacaacttttcagaaaaccaatGGAAATATGTTCTTTTAACATAAAcaaacagcttatgaactcaccagctttatgctgattttcaaactgcttgtattcttaggtctacattagacaggtacccgcaatcttttggagaagatggagtgtATTGAAGATTCGTCTTAGCTTTTGTTTATATGATGTATACGTATAAGACTGTatcactttactttcaaacaaatttaaaattatcctatgtaatgtaatggttgtttacttcgcttactatgtacattggttgtgatacttaacatgaagtcacctccgccccggaacgtttcctccTTCGGTTTCGAGGTGTGACATATTCTAACAACCGTATAAGAGTATAGATCCTTTATATGCCCATTTCTAATTAAGGCATCGAGCCCTCAAGATATTTCCCTTCTGGATGCATAGATATTGCCAtcgagaaataaaaataaaaacgaaaTTTAAAACTCAAATCATACATGATGTCGTGACCTTAATGGTTCAGATTGGATATCATAACTCCGAAAATGACCCCGATGATGTTAGGTTTTGTGAAGACCGGTTCAAAACCGTCATACATATAGATGTGAAATTACTGAACTTTACATTCTTGGATCTCTTCGACTATATATAGATAGGGAACACCTCCTTTCTCTAGAACAATATTGGatctaaaaaaaatagaaaaaaagagTTGAAAGAAAGATAAGAGAGGAATGAACATCAAAGAAGAAGTTTAAGAGACTTCGTTGTGTTAAGATAAATGTCTCATACTCGAAACTCGGTTTTGACCGTTGTGTAAGTgtcgagagagaaagagagagagataggtggGATCTCtaatatgttttaattattaaaatagataaaaaaaataattgttaaatataaacaaaaataaaaaaaataatgaaaggaaaataaaaaatatgtataCAAGGGTATTACAGTAATTTAAATTTTCGAGGGGAC
The genomic region above belongs to Lactuca sativa cultivar Salinas chromosome 4, Lsat_Salinas_v11, whole genome shotgun sequence and contains:
- the LOC111914554 gene encoding uncharacterized protein LOC111914554, which produces MENFLFAKNNFEFVDGTIQKPEKGTKEYMPWMRCDAMIKGWLTTATEKSIRDSVKYANTAAEIWDDLHERFGKESLPRAYELKQKIAATRQDGNSVSVYYTKLHTLWDEMSSILPFPKCSCNHCTCEIGKRLVEFQEKERLYQFLMGLDFQFSVIKT